Proteins from a single region of Oceanispirochaeta sp.:
- a CDS encoding RNA-binding protein — protein sequence MNDTIVEEVYLGNLSYDITRDDLHEMLEQFGAVSEVNLVENKGIAFVRFELVEDAELAIKSLEGVDFLGRKLVLDWAKPKKATAHI from the coding sequence ATGAATGATACAATTGTTGAAGAAGTATACCTGGGAAACTTAAGCTACGATATTACCAGGGATGATCTCCATGAAATGCTGGAGCAATTCGGAGCCGTAAGCGAAGTCAATCTTGTTGAGAACAAAGGCATTGCTTTTGTCAGGTTTGAACTGGTCGAAGATGCAGAGCTGGCCATAAAATCACTGGAGGGCGTTGACTTCCTGGGACGGAAACTGGTTCTTGACTGGGCCAAGCCTAAAAAAGCCACAGCTCATATTTAG
- a CDS encoding glycosyltransferase family 4 protein yields the protein MKVLILYDYPPSPGGLATQGDMLYRGLKKMGVDVYAVNSKSTLEKEWYYNWFKPDVVTGVGYWGYAPDIILHPQKFGATAVPWLVADGYIANYQDVLNKLPLILVTSQWVKDMYVRDGISGDNIEVLPVGCETEIFHPISQDDPKVKSIRKNLGISDNQLMMLTIGGDAASKGAQEVMHALAGLQGKIPDWRYVCKVWPQDRTTAQNTMDEKLAKELGIEKQMDFQTSIISRNFVPYLISACDIYAAPARLEGFGMPQVEAGACGKPVISINAMGPKDTMIHGETALLAGVAQQIVLHETILGSESGYPENTKIKFDPPRIVDYRASIPDLKDSLLQLMNDKALRERLGKAAREHVVTNFDYMVVAQKFMQIVQKKLDLK from the coding sequence ATGAAAGTACTGATCTTGTATGATTATCCTCCCTCACCCGGAGGTCTGGCCACTCAAGGAGACATGCTGTACCGGGGCCTTAAGAAAATGGGTGTGGATGTTTATGCGGTGAACTCCAAATCCACCCTGGAAAAGGAATGGTATTACAACTGGTTCAAGCCCGATGTTGTCACCGGTGTGGGATACTGGGGCTATGCCCCCGATATAATACTTCATCCTCAGAAATTCGGCGCCACTGCCGTCCCCTGGCTTGTAGCCGATGGCTATATCGCCAATTATCAGGATGTTCTGAACAAGCTGCCTCTCATCCTTGTTACCTCACAGTGGGTCAAGGATATGTATGTAAGAGATGGAATCTCCGGAGATAACATAGAAGTTCTGCCTGTAGGATGTGAAACAGAAATATTCCATCCCATTTCCCAGGATGACCCCAAAGTCAAATCCATAAGGAAAAACCTGGGAATTTCAGACAATCAGTTGATGATGCTGACCATCGGGGGGGATGCGGCATCCAAAGGGGCACAGGAAGTGATGCATGCCCTGGCCGGACTCCAGGGGAAAATTCCAGACTGGCGTTATGTCTGTAAGGTCTGGCCCCAGGACAGAACAACGGCACAGAACACTATGGACGAAAAGCTTGCCAAAGAACTTGGAATCGAAAAGCAAATGGACTTTCAAACAAGCATTATCTCCCGGAATTTTGTCCCCTACCTGATATCGGCCTGTGATATCTATGCAGCCCCGGCCCGGCTGGAGGGATTTGGTATGCCTCAGGTAGAAGCGGGGGCCTGCGGCAAACCTGTTATAAGTATCAACGCCATGGGGCCGAAAGATACAATGATTCATGGAGAAACGGCCCTGCTGGCCGGAGTCGCTCAGCAGATTGTCCTTCATGAGACCATCCTGGGCAGTGAGTCAGGCTATCCGGAAAACACGAAGATTAAGTTTGATCCGCCCCGGATTGTTGACTACAGGGCCAGTATCCCCGACTTAAAAGACTCTCTACTCCAGCTGATGAATGACAAAGCCCTGCGGGAACGTCTGGGAAAGGCGGCGAGAGAACATGTTGTCACAAACTTTGATTATATGGTTGTGGCCCAAAAATTTATGCAGATAGTACAGAAAAAGCTGGATCTGAAATGA
- a CDS encoding AEC family transporter, whose protein sequence is MISIFLSILPVLLFFALGTLLKNKNFLKEGSSSDIKKIVSNLALPALLFQAFASLNLEVRFLLLVLLIFLICALMIFIGKVTARILKIKTPYWSLMMGGFEMGMLGYALFLSIYGHEHLAKFALMDLGQVLFVFFILMALLIREKEGHSSARVLLLSFIKSPVILAIFAGLLTGTVKTMINPNALTRALGEFLVLAGNLTVPLISLMIGYELSFKRKGMVLALKTVLIRKTFLIILALLVNRFIIREYMGLDRIYEMALLTMFLLPPPFVISIYMKQEDRENLDYVNNTLSLSTVISVTILIIMTVLY, encoded by the coding sequence ATGATATCTATTTTTCTCAGTATTCTACCGGTTCTTCTGTTTTTCGCTCTTGGAACCCTGCTTAAAAATAAAAATTTCCTGAAAGAAGGAAGCAGCAGCGATATTAAAAAAATTGTCTCGAACCTGGCCCTTCCGGCGCTCCTGTTTCAGGCCTTTGCCTCGTTGAATCTGGAAGTCCGTTTCCTTCTGCTCGTCCTTCTCATCTTTTTGATCTGTGCTTTGATGATTTTTATTGGAAAGGTTACTGCCCGAATACTGAAGATCAAGACACCCTACTGGTCCCTTATGATGGGTGGTTTTGAAATGGGGATGCTGGGATATGCCCTGTTCCTCTCCATTTACGGGCATGAGCATCTAGCAAAGTTTGCTCTCATGGACCTGGGACAGGTTCTCTTTGTGTTCTTCATACTGATGGCACTATTGATCAGAGAAAAGGAAGGACACAGCTCTGCACGAGTCCTTCTCCTTTCCTTCATAAAATCCCCTGTGATCCTGGCAATATTTGCCGGACTGCTTACCGGTACCGTTAAAACAATGATTAATCCCAATGCACTGACCAGAGCCCTGGGAGAATTCCTCGTACTGGCTGGGAATCTGACAGTGCCCCTGATCTCTCTGATGATAGGCTATGAGTTGAGTTTCAAGAGGAAAGGAATGGTTCTGGCTCTTAAAACGGTCCTGATTCGCAAAACCTTCCTCATCATCCTGGCTCTGCTGGTAAATCGTTTTATTATCAGGGAATATATGGGTCTGGACCGGATCTATGAAATGGCTCTTCTCACCATGTTCCTCCTCCCCCCTCCCTTTGTGATCTCTATCTATATGAAACAGGAGG
- a CDS encoding glycoside hydrolase 100 family protein, translating to MNTDQWHLIEEAEKMALQVLKHNAKGPFDKLPRTAGWGYPEPYTRDLMIALPGFVLSGDPELMEQMRRVLTTLASNQSPHGQSPSLVHDPENRGSSDTTPLFLIGLAIFRIATGEEQFLEDAAQKALTWMSYQSPTDRNFIGQLPTTDWRDEQWVIGYGLFVNTLAYAYLQFFGLTEKAEALASSFSRFAITKDKKHNHVHNRLSQLSKPYYAFWIFKIYSSERFDLLGNSLAILTGMAPLKRSKEIISWINEECKAMIKQGDLAVDIAPNFFPYMNRDDPDWLDRYEEFNRPGEYHNGGIWPYISGFYISAIVAAEEYQLAEEKLLVLTEQVRKTTDKNLSFGFNEWIKAQDGTPRGQDWQTWSAAMYLYAARCVRERNTPYFDRIRSTSV from the coding sequence ATGAATACAGACCAATGGCATCTTATTGAAGAAGCGGAAAAAATGGCTCTCCAGGTTCTGAAACATAATGCAAAGGGCCCTTTTGATAAACTCCCCCGGACCGCAGGCTGGGGTTACCCGGAACCCTACACAAGAGATCTGATGATTGCTCTGCCTGGATTTGTCCTTTCCGGAGATCCTGAGCTTATGGAGCAGATGCGAAGAGTTCTCACGACCCTGGCATCCAATCAGTCCCCCCATGGTCAGAGTCCTTCCCTGGTTCATGACCCGGAAAACCGGGGATCAAGCGATACGACGCCCCTCTTTCTTATAGGCCTGGCAATATTTAGAATTGCAACCGGTGAGGAGCAGTTCCTGGAAGATGCCGCCCAAAAGGCTCTAACCTGGATGAGCTACCAGAGCCCGACAGACAGGAACTTTATCGGCCAGCTGCCCACCACAGACTGGCGGGATGAACAGTGGGTCATCGGTTATGGCCTATTTGTGAACACCCTGGCTTATGCTTACCTTCAGTTTTTCGGCCTCACCGAAAAGGCAGAAGCATTGGCCTCATCTTTCAGCCGATTCGCCATAACAAAAGACAAGAAGCACAACCATGTACACAACAGGCTTAGTCAGTTGAGCAAGCCTTATTACGCCTTTTGGATCTTCAAGATCTACAGCAGTGAACGCTTTGATCTGCTTGGCAACAGCCTGGCCATCCTGACAGGAATGGCTCCCTTGAAAAGATCAAAAGAAATTATTTCATGGATAAACGAAGAGTGCAAAGCCATGATCAAGCAGGGAGATCTGGCAGTCGACATAGCACCCAATTTCTTCCCCTATATGAATAGGGACGATCCGGACTGGCTGGATCGCTATGAAGAGTTCAATAGACCCGGAGAATACCATAATGGAGGGATTTGGCCCTATATCAGCGGGTTCTATATATCTGCAATTGTAGCCGCCGAAGAGTATCAACTGGCGGAAGAAAAGCTGCTGGTTCTGACAGAACAGGTCAGAAAGACAACTGATAAAAATCTTTCCTTTGGTTTCAATGAATGGATAAAAGCACAGGATGGAACCCCCCGGGGGCAGGACTGGCAAACCTGGTCTGCGGCCATGTATCTGTATGCGGCCCGCTGCGTGCGGGAAAGGAATACTCCATACTTTGACCGTATCCGTTCAACATCCGTTTAA